One segment of Scleropages formosus chromosome 23, fSclFor1.1, whole genome shotgun sequence DNA contains the following:
- the angpt2b gene encoding angiopoietin-2b isoform X3 translates to MLWLLAAPCLMVALRAPAVGSERKSHHVQHGPCRYTFLLPEVEHCRPPGDFQVTNSLQRDSPVPAGAPSAEQSWQNKKLEALESVTENNTQWLQKLENYIQENVRSEMQEMQRNAIHTQTAAMLQIGTNLLSQSAEQTRKLTDVETQVLNQTTRLEVQLQENSLSTLNLEKQILLQTQEISRLNDKNSLLEQRIMAMEDRHTQELKALGAEKLQLQELLVRQGRLASMLEAKLGSPAQKKRLLDLITHCNEIPIQPKEETQSFQDCAEIFKSGTTESGVYSLNLANSTKTVKVFCDMETHGGGWTVLQRRHDGSVDFHRNWADYKVGFGEPSGEYWMGNDFIHLLTTGQDYILQVQLRDVEGNEAYSQYDHFYIDGEENNYRLHVRGFSGTAGRTSSLAHSGIPFSTKDRDNDRCTCNCSQMASGGKVSRRCLC, encoded by the exons ATGCTCTGGTTGCTGGCGGCACCCTGCCTGATGGTGGCGCTGCGGGCCCCGGCGGTGGGATCTGAGCGCAAGAGCCACCACGTGCAGCACGGCCCCTGCAGGTACACCTTCCTCCTGCCAGAGGTGGAGCACTGCCGGCCGCCGGGGGACTTCCAAGTGACCAACTCGCTGCAGAGGGATTCCCCCGTACCTGCTGGGGCACCCTCTGCTGAGCAGTCCTGGCAGAATAAGAAGCTGGAGGCCTTGGAGAGTGTGACAGAGAACAACACTCAGTGGCTACAGAAG CTAGAGAACTACATCCAGGAGAACGTGCGCTCGGAGATGCAAGAGATGCAACGGAATGCCATTCACACGCAGACTGCCGCCATGCTGCAGATCGGGACCAACCTTCTCAGCCAGTCGGCCGAGCAAACCCGCAAACTGACGGATGTGGAGACACAG GTGCTGAACCAGACCACCAGACTGGAGGTTCAGCTTCAGGAGAACTCGCTGTCCACCCTGAACCTGGAGAAGCAGATCCTTCTGCAAACCCAGGAGATTTCACGgctgaatgacaaaaacag CCTCCTAGAGCAGCGGATCATGGCCATGGAAGACCGACACACTCAGGAGCTGAAGGCACTGGGAGCTGAgaagctgcagctgcaggagctcCTGGTACGGCAGGGCCGTCTGGCTTCCATGTTGGAGGCAAAGCTTGGGAGCCCTGCCCAGAAGAAAAGGCTACTGGATTTGATCACACATTGCAATG AGATTCCCATTCAGCCCAAAGAGGAGACCCAGAGCTTCCAAGACTGTGCAGAAATCTTCAAATCAGGAACCACAGAAAGTGGAGTGTACAGCCTGAATTTGGCCAACTCTACGAAAACAGTGAAG GTGTTCTGTGACATGGAGACTCATGGCGGTGGATGGACCGTGCTGCAGCGGCGTCACGACGGATCAGTGGACTTCCACCGTAACTGGGCTGACTACAAAGTG GGTTTTGGGGAGCCCTCTGGGGAGTACTGGATGGGCAATGACTTCATACACCTGCTGACTACAGGGCAGGACTATATTCTGCAGGTGCAGCTCAGAGACgtggaaggaaatgaagccTACTCTCAGTATGATCACTTCTACATTGATGGCGAAGAAAATAACTACAG GCTTCATGTCAGGGGTTTCAGTGGCACTGCGGGTCGGACCAGTAGCCTGGCCCACTCTGGTATACCATTCAGTACCAAAGACCGGGACAATGACCGCTGTACCTGCAACTGCTCCCAGATGGCATCTGGAG GTAAGGTTTCCAGAAGATGCCTGTGCTGA
- the angpt2b gene encoding angiopoietin-2b isoform X1: protein MLWLLAAPCLMVALRAPAVGSERKSHHVQHGPCRYTFLLPEVEHCRPPGDFQVTNSLQRDSPVPAGAPSAEQSWQNKKLEALESVTENNTQWLQKLENYIQENVRSEMQEMQRNAIHTQTAAMLQIGTNLLSQSAEQTRKLTDVETQVLNQTTRLEVQLQENSLSTLNLEKQILLQTQEISRLNDKNSLLEQRIMAMEDRHTQELKALGAEKLQLQELLVRQGRLASMLEAKLGSPAQKKRLLDLITHCNEIPIQPKEETQSFQDCAEIFKSGTTESGVYSLNLANSTKTVKVFCDMETHGGGWTVLQRRHDGSVDFHRNWADYKVGFGEPSGEYWMGNDFIHLLTTGQDYILQVQLRDVEGNEAYSQYDHFYIDGEENNYRLHVRGFSGTAGRTSSLAHSGIPFSTKDRDNDRCTCNCSQMASGGWWFEACGPSNLNGIYYSGKSSILRLNGIKWYYWKGLSLKITTTTMMVRFPEDACAD from the exons ATGCTCTGGTTGCTGGCGGCACCCTGCCTGATGGTGGCGCTGCGGGCCCCGGCGGTGGGATCTGAGCGCAAGAGCCACCACGTGCAGCACGGCCCCTGCAGGTACACCTTCCTCCTGCCAGAGGTGGAGCACTGCCGGCCGCCGGGGGACTTCCAAGTGACCAACTCGCTGCAGAGGGATTCCCCCGTACCTGCTGGGGCACCCTCTGCTGAGCAGTCCTGGCAGAATAAGAAGCTGGAGGCCTTGGAGAGTGTGACAGAGAACAACACTCAGTGGCTACAGAAG CTAGAGAACTACATCCAGGAGAACGTGCGCTCGGAGATGCAAGAGATGCAACGGAATGCCATTCACACGCAGACTGCCGCCATGCTGCAGATCGGGACCAACCTTCTCAGCCAGTCGGCCGAGCAAACCCGCAAACTGACGGATGTGGAGACACAG GTGCTGAACCAGACCACCAGACTGGAGGTTCAGCTTCAGGAGAACTCGCTGTCCACCCTGAACCTGGAGAAGCAGATCCTTCTGCAAACCCAGGAGATTTCACGgctgaatgacaaaaacag CCTCCTAGAGCAGCGGATCATGGCCATGGAAGACCGACACACTCAGGAGCTGAAGGCACTGGGAGCTGAgaagctgcagctgcaggagctcCTGGTACGGCAGGGCCGTCTGGCTTCCATGTTGGAGGCAAAGCTTGGGAGCCCTGCCCAGAAGAAAAGGCTACTGGATTTGATCACACATTGCAATG AGATTCCCATTCAGCCCAAAGAGGAGACCCAGAGCTTCCAAGACTGTGCAGAAATCTTCAAATCAGGAACCACAGAAAGTGGAGTGTACAGCCTGAATTTGGCCAACTCTACGAAAACAGTGAAG GTGTTCTGTGACATGGAGACTCATGGCGGTGGATGGACCGTGCTGCAGCGGCGTCACGACGGATCAGTGGACTTCCACCGTAACTGGGCTGACTACAAAGTG GGTTTTGGGGAGCCCTCTGGGGAGTACTGGATGGGCAATGACTTCATACACCTGCTGACTACAGGGCAGGACTATATTCTGCAGGTGCAGCTCAGAGACgtggaaggaaatgaagccTACTCTCAGTATGATCACTTCTACATTGATGGCGAAGAAAATAACTACAG GCTTCATGTCAGGGGTTTCAGTGGCACTGCGGGTCGGACCAGTAGCCTGGCCCACTCTGGTATACCATTCAGTACCAAAGACCGGGACAATGACCGCTGTACCTGCAACTGCTCCCAGATGGCATCTGGAG GCTGGTGGTTTGAGGCCTGTGGACCCTCCAACCTCAATGGCATCTACTACAGTGGCAAGTCAAGTATTCTCCGCTTGAATGGGATCAAATGGTACTACTGGAAAGGACTCAGCCTGAAGATCACCACCACAACCATGATG GTAAGGTTTCCAGAAGATGCCTGTGCTGACTGA
- the angpt2b gene encoding angiopoietin-2b isoform X2: MLWLLAAPCLMVALRAPAVGSERKSHHVQHGPCRYTFLLPEVEHCRPPGDFQVTNSLQRDSPVPAGAPSAEQSWQNKKLEALESVTENNTQWLQKLENYIQENVRSEMQEMQRNAIHTQTAAMLQIGTNLLSQSAEQTRKLTDVETQVLNQTTRLEVQLQENSLSTLNLEKQILLQTQEISRLNDKNSLLEQRIMAMEDRHTQELKALGAEKLQLQELLVRQGRLASMLEAKLGSPAQKKRLLDLITHCNEIPIQPKEETQSFQDCAEIFKSGTTESGVYSLNLANSTKTVKVFCDMETHGGGWTVLQRRHDGSVDFHRNWADYKVGFGEPSGEYWMGNDFIHLLTTGQDYILQVQLRDVEGNEAYSQYDHFYIDGEENNYRLHVRGFSGTAGRTSSLAHSGIPFSTKDRDNDRCTCNCSQMASGGWWFEACGPSNLNGIYYSGKSSILRLNGIKWYYWKGLSLKITTTTMMVRPVNF, translated from the exons ATGCTCTGGTTGCTGGCGGCACCCTGCCTGATGGTGGCGCTGCGGGCCCCGGCGGTGGGATCTGAGCGCAAGAGCCACCACGTGCAGCACGGCCCCTGCAGGTACACCTTCCTCCTGCCAGAGGTGGAGCACTGCCGGCCGCCGGGGGACTTCCAAGTGACCAACTCGCTGCAGAGGGATTCCCCCGTACCTGCTGGGGCACCCTCTGCTGAGCAGTCCTGGCAGAATAAGAAGCTGGAGGCCTTGGAGAGTGTGACAGAGAACAACACTCAGTGGCTACAGAAG CTAGAGAACTACATCCAGGAGAACGTGCGCTCGGAGATGCAAGAGATGCAACGGAATGCCATTCACACGCAGACTGCCGCCATGCTGCAGATCGGGACCAACCTTCTCAGCCAGTCGGCCGAGCAAACCCGCAAACTGACGGATGTGGAGACACAG GTGCTGAACCAGACCACCAGACTGGAGGTTCAGCTTCAGGAGAACTCGCTGTCCACCCTGAACCTGGAGAAGCAGATCCTTCTGCAAACCCAGGAGATTTCACGgctgaatgacaaaaacag CCTCCTAGAGCAGCGGATCATGGCCATGGAAGACCGACACACTCAGGAGCTGAAGGCACTGGGAGCTGAgaagctgcagctgcaggagctcCTGGTACGGCAGGGCCGTCTGGCTTCCATGTTGGAGGCAAAGCTTGGGAGCCCTGCCCAGAAGAAAAGGCTACTGGATTTGATCACACATTGCAATG AGATTCCCATTCAGCCCAAAGAGGAGACCCAGAGCTTCCAAGACTGTGCAGAAATCTTCAAATCAGGAACCACAGAAAGTGGAGTGTACAGCCTGAATTTGGCCAACTCTACGAAAACAGTGAAG GTGTTCTGTGACATGGAGACTCATGGCGGTGGATGGACCGTGCTGCAGCGGCGTCACGACGGATCAGTGGACTTCCACCGTAACTGGGCTGACTACAAAGTG GGTTTTGGGGAGCCCTCTGGGGAGTACTGGATGGGCAATGACTTCATACACCTGCTGACTACAGGGCAGGACTATATTCTGCAGGTGCAGCTCAGAGACgtggaaggaaatgaagccTACTCTCAGTATGATCACTTCTACATTGATGGCGAAGAAAATAACTACAG GCTTCATGTCAGGGGTTTCAGTGGCACTGCGGGTCGGACCAGTAGCCTGGCCCACTCTGGTATACCATTCAGTACCAAAGACCGGGACAATGACCGCTGTACCTGCAACTGCTCCCAGATGGCATCTGGAG GCTGGTGGTTTGAGGCCTGTGGACCCTCCAACCTCAATGGCATCTACTACAGTGGCAAGTCAAGTATTCTCCGCTTGAATGGGATCAAATGGTACTACTGGAAAGGACTCAGCCTGAAGATCACCACCACAACCATGATGGTGCGACCAGTGAACTTCTGA